AACATTCGCTTTCTCCAACATCTGGCTTTCCGCCATCCATTGGAGCAGCAACTCCTTTTCTATCCCTACATGTTCCGCAGGTAGCTTCTTGATACCATCAAAGAGAACACCCACCAGGCATTGCTTCTTGGCAATAGCATACAGCTCCTTCCAATCCGCTTCCTTCAAGGAATCAGGTATTTCCTTGGCAGAACCAATACAGAATCGCAAGAAATCAAAGAAAATCTTTTGTTGTTTCAACATAAAGTTGTACTTTTGCACGCATGAAACAAGCCATACGCATCATATTATCCTACATAGCAGCTATCATCCTCCTTCCGATAGCCTTGCTATGTAAGTTCTTCCGAAGAAAGTAATCCTACTTTTTTCGGAAAGGATCCTTGTATATTCCCAAGAGCTGCTTACCGAAGTAATAAAAGAACTGCATGTCATCTACGAAGTAACGCTTGAAAAGACGCTTTGGTTCCAGACAGAAACGATAAAACCATTCCAATGCAAGTTTTTGGAAAATCTTAGGAGCTCGTTTGATGTTTCCAGCTTCAAAGTCTATAGTTGCCCCCAAAGCCATAAATACATCAATGTTAGGCAACTGATCCTTATACTTATAAATCCATTTAGTTTGTTTTGGATTGCCCAAACCAACTAAAACCACATTAACAGACGATTTACTAAGCATATCCACTATATGCTGGCATTCCTTCTCATCCTTCTCAAAACCAAATGGAGGAGAATAAGTTCCAACAATAATGTCTCGTCCAATACGTTTGTTAATTTTTTCTTTAGCTACATCAGCAACACCTTCTTTTGCGCCAAGTAGGAAAACCTTAATATTTTCATCCTTAGCATGATAATCACAATACATTGGGAAAAAGCTAGATCCAGGAATAGCCTCTTTCAATGGTTTGCCTGCAATAGAAGACATTAACTTAACCACCTTACTGTCACAAATAGAGAATTCTGCTTGTGAAGCATACTCATGAAACTCTTTATCATGCTGATGCTTCATAATATCGTCAATATTTGGAGTAACAAGAACACCATGAGTTAAGTTCTCCAGCAATTCTTGAGATGAGAGATTGTCTATTC
This Segatella copri DSM 18205 DNA region includes the following protein-coding sequences:
- a CDS encoding WecB/TagA/CpsF family glycosyltransferase, with translation MESIHLLNVRIDNLSSQELLENLTHGVLVTPNIDDIMKHQHDKEFHEYASQAEFSICDSKVVKLMSSIAGKPLKEAIPGSSFFPMYCDYHAKDENIKVFLLGAKEGVADVAKEKINKRIGRDIIVGTYSPPFGFEKDEKECQHIVDMLSKSSVNVVLVGLGNPKQTKWIYKYKDQLPNIDVFMALGATIDFEAGNIKRAPKIFQKLALEWFYRFCLEPKRLFKRYFVDDMQFFYYFGKQLLGIYKDPFRKK